The following are encoded together in the Thunnus maccoyii chromosome 18, fThuMac1.1, whole genome shotgun sequence genome:
- the LOC121884896 gene encoding BUB3-interacting and GLEBS motif-containing protein ZNF207-like isoform X1, translated as MGRKKKKQMKPWCWYCNRDFDDEKILIQHQKAKHFKCHICHKKLYTGPGLAIHCMQVHKETIDGVPNAIPGRTDIELEIYGMEGIPEKDMEERRRVLEQKNQETQKKKQNQDDSDEYDDDDEPGPSFQQPAAGQPQAGYIPPMTQPGMPPGSGAPGIPPGSYSGIPPMMPGVPPMMPGMPPVMPGMPPGMIPMGRMMPPGPGMPPMMPGVPPGMPPPVAHRPGITHMAQVPPAANVLTRPVVPAATAPSAQPDVTKPLFPSAGQSQQTMSGSPHPPPATSSEPSKPTFPAYTQATAAVASPNAGSSTVSKPPSTVTSKPATLTTSSATSKLIHPDEDISLEELRAQLPRYQCSIPRQGQATASAPSVGPVGGMMSPQQPGMRHPIPGQYGGPPQGMPGYMPGGMPPYGQAPPVVPPGYQGAPPRPPIGMRPPVMSPGGRY; from the exons AtgggaagaaagaagaaaaagcaaatgaaGCCGTGGTGCTG GTACTGCAACAGagattttgatgatgaaaagatTCTCATCCAGCATCAGAAagccaaacatttcaaatgccACATTTGTCATAAAAAGCTGTATACTGGCCCCGGGCTCGCTATCCACTGTATGCAG GTACATAAAGAGACTATTGATGGAGTTCCTAATGCGATACCTGGAAGGACAGATATTGAACTGGAGATTTATGGCATGGAGGGTATTCCAGAGAAAGACatggaagagagaagaagagtgcTTGAACAAAAAAACCAAG AGACTcagaagaaaaagcagaacCAGGATGACTCTGATGAGTACGATGACGATGATGAGCCCGGTCCCTCCTTCCAGCAGCCTGCTGCAGGTCAGCCCCAGGCAGGCTACATCCCCCCTATGACCCAGCCTGGCATGCCTCCTGGCTCTGGTGCTCCTGGGATACCGCCAGGAAGCTACTCAG GAATCCCTCCAATGATGCCAGGTGTGCCACCAATGATGCCAGGAATGCCGCCCGTAATGCCGGGAATGCCTCCAGG GATGATACCAATGGGTAGGATGATGCCTCCTGGTCCGGGGATGCCTCCTATGATGCCAGGCGTGCCACCAG GCATGCCTCCTCCAGTGGCCCACCGGCCCGGGATTACACACATGGCTCAGGTCCCTCCAGCTGCAAATGTGCTGACTAGACCTGTCGTTCCTGCTGCCACTGCCCCCTCAGCCCAGCCAGATGTCACAAAACCTCTGTTTCCCAGTGCTGGACAG agTCAGCAGACAATGTCAGGgtcccctcaccctccccccGCTACCTCATCTGAACCCTCAAAGCCCACATTCCCGGCCTACACTCAGGCCACCGCAGCCGTGGCCAGCCCCAATGCTGGCAGCAGTACGGTCTCTAAACCTCCCTCTACTGTGACCAGTAAGCCTGCCACCCTCACCACCTCTAGTGCAACCAGTAAGTTGATCCACCCCGATGAGGATATCTCACTG GAAGAGTTGCGGGCTCAGCTGCCCAGGTACCAGTGCAGTATTCCCCGCCAAGGCCAGGCCACTGCTTCTGCCCCGTCAGTGGGTCCCGTGGGTGGCATGATGTCTCCTCAGCAGCCAGGCATGAGGCATCCTATACCTG GCCAATATGGTGGTCCACCCCAGGGGATGCCAGGCTACATGCCAGGAGGGATGCCTCCATATGGACAGGCCCCTCCTGTGGTTCCCCCAGGGTACCAAGGAGCCCCTCCACGGCCACCCATAGGTATGAGACCCCCTGTCATGTCTCCTGGAGGCCGCTACTGA
- the LOC121884896 gene encoding BUB3-interacting and GLEBS motif-containing protein ZNF207-like isoform X2 — protein sequence MGRKKKKQMKPWCWYCNRDFDDEKILIQHQKAKHFKCHICHKKLYTGPGLAIHCMQVHKETIDGVPNAIPGRTDIELEIYGMEGIPEKDMEERRRVLEQKNQETQKKKQNQDDSDEYDDDDEPGPSFQQPAAGQPQAGYIPPMTQPGMPPGSGAPGIPPGSYSGIPPMMPGVPPMMPGMPPVMPGMPPGMIPMGRMMPPGPGMPPMMPGVPPGMPPPVAHRPGITHMAQVPPAANVLTRPVVPAATAPSAQPDVTKPLFPSAGQMGSRVASTSAGSSSADSQSASPKALFPITSQSQQTMSGSPHPPPATSSEPSKPTFPAYTQATAAVASPNAGSSTVSKPPSTVTSKPATLTTSSATSKLIHPDEDISLEELRAQLPRYQCSIPRQGQATASAPSVGPVGGMMSPQQPGMRHPIPGQYGGPPQGMPGYMPGGMPPYGQAPPVVPPGYQGAPPRPPIGMRPPVMSPGGRY from the exons AtgggaagaaagaagaaaaagcaaatgaaGCCGTGGTGCTG GTACTGCAACAGagattttgatgatgaaaagatTCTCATCCAGCATCAGAAagccaaacatttcaaatgccACATTTGTCATAAAAAGCTGTATACTGGCCCCGGGCTCGCTATCCACTGTATGCAG GTACATAAAGAGACTATTGATGGAGTTCCTAATGCGATACCTGGAAGGACAGATATTGAACTGGAGATTTATGGCATGGAGGGTATTCCAGAGAAAGACatggaagagagaagaagagtgcTTGAACAAAAAAACCAAG AGACTcagaagaaaaagcagaacCAGGATGACTCTGATGAGTACGATGACGATGATGAGCCCGGTCCCTCCTTCCAGCAGCCTGCTGCAGGTCAGCCCCAGGCAGGCTACATCCCCCCTATGACCCAGCCTGGCATGCCTCCTGGCTCTGGTGCTCCTGGGATACCGCCAGGAAGCTACTCAG GAATCCCTCCAATGATGCCAGGTGTGCCACCAATGATGCCAGGAATGCCGCCCGTAATGCCGGGAATGCCTCCAGG GATGATACCAATGGGTAGGATGATGCCTCCTGGTCCGGGGATGCCTCCTATGATGCCAGGCGTGCCACCAG GCATGCCTCCTCCAGTGGCCCACCGGCCCGGGATTACACACATGGCTCAGGTCCCTCCAGCTGCAAATGTGCTGACTAGACCTGTCGTTCCTGCTGCCACTGCCCCCTCAGCCCAGCCAGATGTCACAAAACCTCTGTTTCCCAGTGCTGGACAG ATGGGGAGTCGGGTCGCAAGTACAAGTGCAGGCTCGTCAAGTGCAGACTCTCAGTCTGCCTCCCCTAAAGCTCTGTTCCCTATCACATCACAA agTCAGCAGACAATGTCAGGgtcccctcaccctccccccGCTACCTCATCTGAACCCTCAAAGCCCACATTCCCGGCCTACACTCAGGCCACCGCAGCCGTGGCCAGCCCCAATGCTGGCAGCAGTACGGTCTCTAAACCTCCCTCTACTGTGACCAGTAAGCCTGCCACCCTCACCACCTCTAGTGCAACCAGTAAGTTGATCCACCCCGATGAGGATATCTCACTG GAAGAGTTGCGGGCTCAGCTGCCCAGGTACCAGTGCAGTATTCCCCGCCAAGGCCAGGCCACTGCTTCTGCCCCGTCAGTGGGTCCCGTGGGTGGCATGATGTCTCCTCAGCAGCCAGGCATGAGGCATCCTATACCTG GCCAATATGGTGGTCCACCCCAGGGGATGCCAGGCTACATGCCAGGAGGGATGCCTCCATATGGACAGGCCCCTCCTGTGGTTCCCCCAGGGTACCAAGGAGCCCCTCCACGGCCACCCATAGGTATGAGACCCCCTGTCATGTCTCCTGGAGGCCGCTACTGA